In Rouxiella sp. WC2420, the following proteins share a genomic window:
- the yeiP gene encoding elongation factor P-like protein YeiP has product MARANEIKRGFVVNYDGKLLLVKDIDVQSPSARGASTLYKMRFSDVRTGMKVEERFKGDDIIDTVTLTRRKVNFSYVDGDEYIFMDDEDFTPYTFNKSQIEEELLFIPEGGLAGMQVLLLETQLLALEMPQTVDLEIIETAPGIKGASASARNKPATLSTGLVIQVPEYLSSGDKIQIHIAEHRYMGRA; this is encoded by the coding sequence ATGGCACGTGCTAATGAAATTAAACGCGGCTTCGTTGTAAATTACGACGGTAAATTGCTGCTGGTTAAAGATATCGACGTCCAGAGTCCTAGCGCGCGTGGCGCAAGTACGCTGTACAAAATGCGGTTCTCCGACGTGCGTACCGGCATGAAAGTTGAAGAGCGTTTCAAGGGTGACGACATCATTGATACCGTGACTTTGACCCGCCGTAAAGTGAACTTCTCCTACGTTGACGGCGACGAGTACATCTTTATGGATGACGAAGACTTCACGCCTTATACCTTCAATAAATCGCAGATCGAAGAAGAGCTGCTGTTTATCCCTGAAGGCGGTCTGGCCGGGATGCAGGTTCTGTTGCTGGAGACTCAGTTGCTGGCGCTGGAAATGCCACAAACTGTTGATCTGGAAATCATCGAAACCGCGCCTGGCATCAAAGGCGCGTCTGCCAGCGCTCGTAACAAGCCTGCAACGTTGAGCACTGGCCTGGTGATTCAGGTTCCAGAATACTTGAGCAGCGGCGACAAAATTCAGATTCATATCGCGGAACATCGCTATATGGGCCGCGCATAA
- a CDS encoding YkgJ family cysteine cluster protein, giving the protein MDCRTDCGACCIAPSISSPIPGMPNGKPANTRCVQLADNFMCKIFTSPLRPKVCASLQASREMCFTHRDQALTYLITLEADTAP; this is encoded by the coding sequence ATGGACTGTCGTACAGACTGTGGTGCTTGCTGTATCGCGCCTTCGATTTCCAGCCCGATCCCGGGTATGCCTAACGGTAAACCTGCCAATACCCGCTGCGTTCAACTGGCAGACAACTTTATGTGCAAGATTTTTACCTCGCCGCTGCGGCCAAAAGTCTGTGCCAGCCTGCAGGCCAGCCGCGAGATGTGTTTTACCCATCGCGATCAGGCATTGACCTATTTAATTACCCTTGAAGCCGATACCGCGCCCTGA
- a CDS encoding mannitol dehydrogenase family protein, translating into MNKISTSPLPANVQHPKYDRKALKTRIVHIGFGAFHRAHQALMTDRVLNQQGGDWGICEISLFGRDNLIKALREQDHLFSVLEKGAEGNQPIIIGAVNESMHGRIEGIGAIVEKLAEPQVAIVSLTITEKGYCIEPVSGKLDVNHPDIIKDLLGGQLPATAPGLLVEALRLRHQRGLPGFSILSCDNIPENGHVVKNAILGLAQAKDPALASWIHEAVTFPSTMVDRIVPALTEEFEAEITESLGGISDPCGIAAEPFIQWVIEDNFVAGRPAWEIAGAQLVDDVLPFEQMKLRMLNGSHSFLAYLGYLAGYQYINSCMEDENYRRAARQLMLNEQAPTLNVKAINLTTYADSLIERYSNPALKHRTWQIAMDGTQKLPQRMLDSLRWNLANGGEYTCLALGVAGWMRYVGGVDDAGQAIEIKDPMAAKLSEIVASSEDGEARVHALLGLTSVFGEQLPNNKDAVAAIVSAYINLQQHGAKATVAKLLR; encoded by the coding sequence ATGAACAAGATTTCCACTAGCCCGCTGCCCGCGAATGTCCAACATCCTAAATACGACCGTAAAGCGCTGAAAACCCGCATCGTGCATATCGGTTTTGGAGCCTTCCATCGTGCCCATCAGGCGCTAATGACCGACAGAGTGTTGAATCAACAGGGCGGCGACTGGGGAATCTGCGAGATTTCACTGTTTGGTAGAGATAATTTAATTAAAGCGCTGCGTGAGCAGGATCATTTGTTCTCGGTACTTGAGAAAGGCGCGGAGGGAAATCAGCCGATTATTATCGGTGCTGTGAATGAGTCTATGCATGGGCGCATTGAAGGAATCGGGGCTATTGTAGAAAAGCTGGCCGAGCCGCAGGTTGCGATTGTCTCTCTGACCATCACTGAAAAAGGCTACTGCATTGAGCCGGTTAGCGGAAAACTTGATGTTAATCATCCAGATATCATCAAAGATCTGCTCGGTGGACAGCTCCCTGCGACTGCGCCGGGTCTGCTGGTCGAAGCACTGCGCCTGCGTCACCAGCGCGGTCTGCCGGGTTTTAGCATCCTTTCCTGTGACAATATTCCTGAAAACGGTCATGTAGTAAAAAACGCCATTCTCGGGCTGGCGCAGGCAAAAGATCCGGCGTTAGCCAGCTGGATCCATGAAGCGGTGACCTTCCCCAGCACCATGGTTGATCGCATTGTCCCTGCCTTGACGGAAGAGTTTGAAGCCGAAATTACCGAGTCGCTGGGCGGCATTAGCGATCCCTGCGGGATTGCCGCCGAGCCGTTTATTCAATGGGTGATCGAAGATAATTTTGTGGCAGGTCGCCCGGCCTGGGAAATTGCAGGCGCGCAGCTGGTCGATGACGTTCTGCCGTTTGAGCAAATGAAACTGCGCATGCTCAACGGCAGTCACTCCTTCCTGGCCTATCTCGGCTATCTGGCGGGTTATCAATACATTAACAGCTGTATGGAGGATGAAAATTATCGCCGTGCGGCACGACAATTAATGTTGAATGAACAGGCTCCAACCTTAAACGTCAAGGCTATTAATCTGACTACTTACGCTGACAGCCTGATCGAGCGTTACAGTAATCCTGCGCTGAAACACCGTACCTGGCAGATAGCGATGGACGGCACGCAAAAGTTACCGCAGCGCATGCTCGATTCGTTGCGCTGGAATCTAGCCAACGGCGGCGAGTATACCTGTCTGGCTCTGGGTGTCGCGGGCTGGATGCGTTATGTCGGCGGCGTAGACGATGCAGGTCAAGCGATTGAAATCAAAGACCCAATGGCGGCAAAACTGAGTGAAATCGTAGCATCCAGCGAGGACGGCGAGGCCCGAGTTCATGCGCTGCTGGGACTCACTTCGGTGTTTGGCGAACAATTACCCAATAATAAAGACGCCGTAGCGGCGATTGTCAGCGCCTACATCAATCTGCAACAGCATGGCGCGAAGGCTACCGTAGCTAAGCTGTTGAGATAA